In Deinococcus humi, the DNA window GCGGCTCCCGATCTGTTCCTGTTGACTGCTGTGGCGTTGGCGTGGCGCATGGTGCCGGGATGGGCGCTGGTGGCCGCCTACGGTGTGGGATTGGGCCAGGACCTGCTGGGCGGCGGCGTGCTGGGCCTGCATGCGGCGGGGCTGGCCGGGGCGGCGCTGCTGGCGGTGTTGATCCGGCGCTACGTGGCCGACTCCGGTCCCCTTCAGAGCGCGCTGAGCGTGGTAGGTGCGCTTGTGGGCGAGTGGCTGACCTTCGGGCTGCTGGCCTACTGGCTGCGCTCCGAACTGATCACGGTGAAGCTGCTGCTGAACACGATTCCCAGCCTGCTGCTGGGTACACTGCTGGCGTACCCGCTGTGGGACTGGGCC includes these proteins:
- a CDS encoding Rod shape-determining protein MreD, with protein sequence MLGRRGLGQRRWGQRGSGAGRFNRGGLGRGGLGPRAGLPQRGPERIFRGVVYAALLIAVQGLLSRLADAAGLAAPDLFLLTAVALAWRMVPGWALVAAYGVGLGQDLLGGGVLGLHAAGLAGAALLAVLIRRYVADSGPLQSALSVVGALVGEWLTFGLLAYWLRSELITVKLLLNTIPSLLLGTLLAYPLWDWAVRWGIGPRPGPQEKLA